In uncultured Campylobacter sp., a genomic segment contains:
- a CDS encoding ammonia-forming cytochrome c nitrite reductase subunit c552: MKNKVLYVATFLVAVVLGAAMFALFTDIGAKKAEEKMYPLMLNKVSELEPDFEKWGANFPNQLDAYKKMEYKSDANPKGSEFVETAFGGDLPYSKIIRWPAATVFWNGYAFGVDYSKPRTHYYSQIDQIETKRNDKEYLNAHGLPAFKGQPGYCVNCHTGYLTALQVDGDYNLTADPTPAATKPMPFFDVMPKEEGEKRKAAWTKMNSIPYFDVMKKIAAKHGESIHGSHLGSTCADCHSPDDMSLRVTRPAFVNAMVARGYQADAKSGIKATRQEMRSYVCMQCHVEYYPAGKESVLTFPWNFWKKDEPFKIENFDQYYDDQLAKEDGFKFDYIHKDTGAKIIKMQHSEAELSSTGIHGRSGVTCADCHMPYKRAGAQKITEHEILTPLADINAACKTCHPQSEQVLKDRISFVQNRHAYELRNCENALLSLIQDIKTARAELAKHEKFASIADEKERKEAISKALEKTLYLHRKTHIRWDFAFSENSYGFHGDEESARILGQCKEFARQGQTELVNELAPYGISIKLTQEATPVPAPASLGHKYPIGVAPTEAMKKADEDVKNLNFK, translated from the coding sequence ATGAAAAACAAAGTGTTGTATGTAGCTACTTTCTTAGTGGCTGTCGTACTCGGTGCGGCTATGTTCGCGCTTTTTACGGATATCGGCGCTAAAAAAGCCGAAGAAAAGATGTATCCGCTAATGCTCAATAAAGTAAGCGAACTTGAGCCTGATTTTGAAAAATGGGGCGCAAATTTCCCAAATCAGCTCGATGCTTACAAAAAAATGGAGTATAAAAGCGACGCAAATCCAAAAGGAAGCGAATTTGTAGAAACGGCTTTCGGCGGAGATTTACCTTATAGCAAGATTATTCGCTGGCCTGCAGCTACGGTGTTTTGGAACGGCTATGCGTTCGGCGTGGATTACAGCAAACCGCGAACCCACTACTATTCGCAGATAGATCAGATCGAAACCAAAAGAAACGATAAAGAGTATCTAAACGCTCACGGGCTTCCTGCATTTAAGGGTCAGCCAGGATATTGCGTCAATTGCCACACCGGATATTTAACCGCGCTTCAAGTTGATGGCGATTATAACCTAACTGCCGATCCTACGCCTGCTGCAACTAAGCCTATGCCGTTTTTCGACGTAATGCCTAAAGAGGAAGGCGAAAAGAGAAAAGCCGCGTGGACGAAGATGAACTCTATCCCGTATTTTGACGTCATGAAAAAAATCGCGGCTAAACACGGCGAGAGTATCCACGGATCGCATCTAGGCAGCACCTGTGCAGACTGCCACTCGCCAGATGATATGAGCCTAAGAGTAACAAGACCCGCATTCGTAAACGCAATGGTCGCTAGAGGCTACCAAGCCGACGCAAAAAGCGGTATAAAGGCCACCAGACAAGAGATGAGAAGCTACGTTTGTATGCAGTGCCACGTAGAATACTATCCTGCAGGCAAAGAATCCGTTTTAACCTTCCCTTGGAATTTCTGGAAGAAAGACGAGCCGTTTAAGATCGAGAATTTCGACCAATACTATGACGATCAGTTAGCCAAAGAGGACGGGTTTAAATTTGACTACATCCACAAAGATACCGGCGCTAAAATCATCAAGATGCAGCACTCAGAAGCTGAGCTAAGCTCAACCGGTATCCACGGAAGAAGCGGCGTAACGTGCGCAGACTGCCACATGCCGTATAAACGCGCCGGAGCTCAAAAGATCACCGAGCATGAAATTTTAACTCCGCTTGCCGATATAAACGCGGCTTGCAAAACTTGCCACCCGCAAAGCGAACAAGTGCTAAAAGATAGAATTTCATTCGTGCAAAATCGCCACGCTTACGAGCTAAGAAACTGCGAAAATGCGCTACTTTCTTTGATCCAGGACATAAAAACGGCCAGAGCCGAGCTAGCTAAGCATGAGAAATTTGCTTCGATCGCCGATGAAAAAGAGAGAAAAGAAGCTATCAGTAAGGCTCTTGAAAAGACTCTTTACTTGCACCGCAAAACTCACATCCGCTGGGACTTCGCATTTAGCGAAAACAGCTACGGCTTCCACGGAGACGAAGAGTCGGCTAGGATCCTAGGTCAATGTAAAGAATTTGCTCGCCAAGGACAAACCGAGCTAGTTAACGAGCTTGCGCCTTACGGCATCAGCATCAAGCTAACTCAAGAGGCTACTCCGGTTCCTGCGCCTGCTTCTTTAGGACATAAATATCCTATCGGCGTAGCGCCTACCGAAGCTATGAAAAAAGCCGACGAAGACGTTAAGAACCTAAATTTTAAATAA
- the nrfH gene encoding cytochrome c nitrite reductase small subunit — translation MENTKKKASIWVILLLLSFGVVIGHGLYTFYYAKGFSYFSPDPAACKNCHVMNQVYESWSRGGHQNVATCNDCHLPHDFIGYWIMKAQSGLGHAYAVTFKDNPYAFTANEKTKRVVQENCMDCHKEYVSNVIDPRAIGAAKPFDKNLKEHQGNSSEPLRCVSCHREAGHAHNF, via the coding sequence ATGGAAAACACAAAGAAAAAAGCATCCATCTGGGTCATTCTTTTGTTGCTATCGTTTGGAGTGGTTATCGGTCACGGACTATACACTTTTTACTATGCCAAGGGATTTTCATACTTTAGTCCGGATCCTGCAGCCTGTAAAAACTGTCACGTGATGAATCAAGTCTACGAAAGCTGGTCAAGAGGCGGACACCAAAACGTCGCTACCTGTAACGACTGCCATTTGCCGCATGATTTTATAGGATATTGGATCATGAAGGCTCAAAGCGGCCTAGGACACGCGTATGCCGTTACTTTTAAAGACAATCCTTACGCATTTACCGCAAACGAAAAAACAAAAAGAGTCGTTCAGGAAAACTGCATGGACTGCCATAAAGAGTACGTCTCAAACGTTATCGATCCGCGCGCTATAGGAGCGGCAAAACCGTTTGATAAAAATCTCAAAGAGCATCAAGGCAATTCTAGCGAGCCTTTAAGATGTGTATCTTGCCACCGCGAAGCGGGACACGCGCATAACTTTTAA
- the surE gene encoding 5'/3'-nucleotidase SurE, whose protein sequence is MKEILITNDDGFEASGLHALASALRELPDTRVTIVAPSSEKSACAHSLTLTRPLRFIKLDDDFYKLDDATPADCVYLALHALYKRPPDLVVSGINHGANVGEDITYSGTCGAAMEGVLQGIPSIAFSQFYKSDGIEKTGFLLAEDVVKFIVSRVLNGKIALPPRQFLNVNIPAVSPREFRGYRVVPAGKRSYATHAMLHRNPRGVEYYWLGQASSLDYEQNGESDISALSDGFASLTPIMLDMTAHASLAALKTALKDQI, encoded by the coding sequence TTGAAAGAAATTTTGATAACCAATGACGACGGGTTCGAGGCTAGCGGCTTGCACGCTTTAGCTAGTGCGCTGCGCGAACTACCGGACACGCGCGTCACGATAGTAGCCCCAAGCAGCGAAAAATCGGCTTGCGCGCACTCTCTTACGCTAACTAGGCCTCTTCGTTTCATCAAGCTTGATGACGATTTTTACAAACTCGACGACGCTACGCCCGCTGATTGCGTCTATCTCGCGCTTCACGCGCTTTATAAAAGGCCGCCCGACCTAGTCGTAAGCGGCATAAACCACGGCGCCAACGTAGGCGAGGACATCACTTACTCGGGCACGTGCGGAGCGGCTATGGAGGGCGTTTTGCAAGGGATTCCAAGTATCGCGTTTTCGCAATTTTATAAGAGCGACGGTATAGAAAAAACTGGCTTTTTACTCGCCGAAGATGTCGTTAAATTTATCGTTTCTCGAGTGCTAAACGGCAAGATAGCGCTGCCGCCGCGCCAGTTTTTAAACGTAAATATCCCCGCCGTCTCGCCCCGCGAATTTAGAGGCTACCGCGTTGTGCCTGCTGGCAAACGCAGCTACGCCACGCACGCGATGCTTCACCGCAACCCGCGAGGCGTCGAGTATTATTGGCTCGGACAAGCCTCGAGCCTAGACTACGAGCAAAACGGCGAGTCCGATATCAGCGCGCTTAGCGACGGTTTTGCCTCGCTTACTCCGATAATGCTAGATATGACGGCGCATGCGAGTCTAGCCGCGCTAAAAACCGCCCTAAAGGATCAAATTTGA
- a CDS encoding tRNA threonylcarbamoyladenosine dehydratase encodes MNEEILEKPDRFTRSRWLLGDDFKKLQKANVLICGVGGVGGVCADALARTGVGKLTLIDKDVFDITNQNRQIYSEAVGAVKVGEFAARYECVMALQELMTPEFVEDFDFSPFDLIIDAIDDVPAKVALALKTHEKLISSMGGAKRLDPTQIKVASIWQTCNDPFAKKIRAELKKAGFKGKFDVVFSTELPKCVKLGSFMGVTACFGLNLAALAVKKIIGGR; translated from the coding sequence TTGAACGAAGAAATTTTAGAAAAACCGGACCGCTTTACGAGGTCTCGATGGCTATTAGGCGATGATTTTAAAAAGCTTCAAAAAGCAAACGTCCTAATCTGCGGCGTAGGCGGCGTAGGCGGCGTCTGCGCGGACGCGCTGGCTAGAACAGGCGTAGGCAAACTCACTCTCATAGACAAGGATGTTTTTGATATAACCAATCAAAACCGCCAAATTTACAGCGAAGCCGTCGGCGCGGTCAAAGTCGGCGAATTTGCCGCAAGATACGAGTGCGTAATGGCGCTGCAAGAGCTAATGACGCCGGAGTTTGTCGAGGATTTTGATTTTTCGCCGTTTGATCTTATTATCGACGCTATCGACGACGTACCGGCTAAAGTCGCTCTCGCGTTAAAAACGCACGAAAAGTTAATTAGCTCTATGGGCGGCGCAAAGCGCCTAGATCCGACGCAGATCAAAGTCGCATCCATCTGGCAAACTTGCAACGACCCGTTTGCCAAAAAAATACGCGCCGAGCTTAAAAAAGCGGGGTTTAAAGGCAAATTTGACGTCGTGTTTTCGACCGAGCTGCCAAAATGCGTGAAACTGGGTAGCTTTATGGGCGTGACGGCGTGCTTTGGGCTAAATTTAGCCGCGCTGGCGGTGAAAAAAATCATCGGCGGCAGATAA
- a CDS encoding molybdenum cofactor guanylyltransferase yields MKTCVILAGGKSSRMGRDKTLLPFGGFATLTHYGAHKFGRIFERVFVSSKFDKFNPPLPLIKDVSPEEFSRSNLTEASDKEGAGASSAQICSQDTANLSPEAFSPMLALYSILKNFPNESVFIIPTDMPFVSESCVRELYKFAREYDMVIAADESHMHSLCGFFSGDLANAAGELFAAGEHKIGLLRSRCRCKIVKFAREDEFFNINYQADYEQALKEGKI; encoded by the coding sequence ATGAAAACATGCGTCATCTTAGCCGGAGGCAAAAGCTCGCGAATGGGCCGCGACAAAACGCTGCTGCCTTTTGGCGGATTTGCGACGCTGACGCACTACGGAGCGCATAAATTCGGGCGGATTTTCGAGCGCGTATTCGTTAGCTCCAAATTTGACAAATTTAACCCGCCCCTACCGCTCATAAAAGACGTTAGCCCAGAGGAGTTCTCGCGGTCAAATTTGACCGAGGCGAGCGACAAAGAGGGCGCAGGGGCAAGCTCCGCTCAAATTTGCTCGCAAGATACGGCAAATTTGAGCCCTGAGGCCTTTTCTCCGATGCTAGCGCTTTATAGTATCCTTAAAAATTTCCCAAACGAAAGCGTCTTTATCATCCCGACCGACATGCCCTTTGTTAGCGAAAGCTGCGTGCGCGAACTATATAAATTTGCCCGCGAATACGATATGGTCATCGCTGCGGACGAGTCGCATATGCACTCGCTTTGCGGGTTTTTTAGCGGGGACTTAGCGAACGCCGCGGGCGAGCTTTTTGCCGCGGGCGAGCACAAGATCGGGCTTTTGCGTAGCCGTTGCCGCTGTAAGATCGTAAAATTCGCACGCGAGGACGAGTTTTTTAACATCAACTATCAGGCAGATTATGAACAAGCCTTAAAAGAAGGAAAAATATGA